AGGAGCCGTCGACCACTGCGACGATGAAGTCCGCCATCTCCTGATGACTGCGCCGCCGCGCCTGCAGGCCCCGCGGCCCGAGTGCCAGGATCTCGATGAACAAGGTGCGCAGCAGGCCGGGGTCGCAGGCCAGCGCCCCGAAATATGCCTGCACCGCCTGCTCCACCTGCACATGCCAGTCGCGCGCGGGATCGATGGCGGCCTTCAGCACGTCCAGCGCCTGGCGGCTGGCATGCTCGTACAAGGCGATCAGGCAGTCGGGCTTGGCCTCGAAATGCTGATAGAAGGTGCGCTTGGACACCCGCGCACCGGCCGCGATGTCGGCAATCGTGGTGTCGGCATATCCCTTCGCGGCCACGCAGGCGGCCATCGCCTGCATCAGCCGCGCCCGGTGTTCGGCGCTCACCGGCAAGCCCTCTGCTGTCGTTCGACCCATGCGGCATTGTCCCGTCAAAGACGCGGTACTTGACAGTACCACAGCGGCTTGGCACAGTGTTCTCATTCGGTACCAAGGCGTACCGCAACGTGGAGAACGAGATGACAGAGCTGGTGGTGCGGCGTCTCTTGATCGATCTGACGCAGCCTTTCGAGCGGCACTGGAACGGGGGCGATGCGTTCCGCACCGCGTTCCTGAATGCCTTGTCGATGAGCTTTCCGGTGGGCGAGCAGTTTTTCATCGATGCGGTGCGCAACGGCGTGAAGGCGCTGCCGGAGGCGCAGCAGGAGCGCTTCAAGGAGGAAGTGGCCGGCTTCATCGGCCAGGAGGCGACGCATCGGCGCATCCACGGGTTGTTCAACGGCCACCTGGAGCGGCAAGGCTACGACAACGGCTGGGAGCGGCGCGCCAAGCGGCGCATCAAGCGCCTGCAGGGCCTGAACGTGCGGCACCCGCTGGCCATCACCGCCGCATACGAGCATTTCACCGCCATCCTGGCCGAGTACCTGCTGCAGCATCCCGACAGCATCGGCGACAACGTGCCGCGGCTCAAGACGATGTGGATGTGGCACGCGGCCGAGGAATCGGAGCACAAGAGCACCGCCTTCGACGTGTACCAGGCCCTGGGGGGCAACCACCGCTGGCGCATGCGCTGGTTCCGCATCGTCACCTTCTTCTTCATCCTCGACGCGGCCATGCAGACGATCAGCAACCTGCGGCATGACCGGACGCTCTTCAAGCGCAGTACCTGGAAGAGCGCGATGCATTTCCTTTTCGGCGAGAAGGGCCTCGTCACGCTGACCCGGGCGCCGTGGCGGGCCTACAAGTCGGAGCACTTCCATCCCGCACAGCAGGGCAGCACCTTGTCGTCCCACTGGCTGCGCACGCATGCCGATCAATTCTCGGTGGTGGGGCAGGGCCGCTGAAGGCGCCGCCAGCCGGCACGCTGCAAACGCCTCGGGCGGCGGCACAATGCCGGCATGACGCCGACCGCCCCTGCCGCCGCCCGCTCACTGCGCTTCGACCGCCTGGACGCCTTGCGTGCCGTGGCCATCCTGTGGATGGCCGTGTTCCATTTCTGTTTCGATCTCAACCATTTCCGGCTGATCGAAAAGCAGAACTTCTACACCGACCCCTTCTGGACCTGGCAGCGCACCTGCATCGTCTCGCTGTTCCTGTTTGTCGCGGGACTGGGGCAGGCGGTGGCCTGGCAGCAGGGGCAGGGCTGGAGGCGTTTCTGGCGGCGCTGGGCCCAGGTGGCGGGCTGTGCGCTGCTGGTGAGTGCCGGGTCCTACGTCATGTTCCCGAACAGCTTCATCTACTTCGGTGTGCTGCA
This genomic stretch from Eleftheria terrae harbors:
- a CDS encoding TetR/AcrR family transcriptional regulator, which gives rise to MGRTTAEGLPVSAEHRARLMQAMAACVAAKGYADTTIADIAAGARVSKRTFYQHFEAKPDCLIALYEHASRQALDVLKAAIDPARDWHVQVEQAVQAYFGALACDPGLLRTLFIEILALGPRGLQARRRSHQEMADFIVAVVDGSSARALPPATATALVGAIHEWVLQAIETDRVPQLPELTGPAARLVRAVIDAHLDHATAAPARSSSTVP
- a CDS encoding metal-dependent hydrolase; the protein is MTELVVRRLLIDLTQPFERHWNGGDAFRTAFLNALSMSFPVGEQFFIDAVRNGVKALPEAQQERFKEEVAGFIGQEATHRRIHGLFNGHLERQGYDNGWERRAKRRIKRLQGLNVRHPLAITAAYEHFTAILAEYLLQHPDSIGDNVPRLKTMWMWHAAEESEHKSTAFDVYQALGGNHRWRMRWFRIVTFFFILDAAMQTISNLRHDRTLFKRSTWKSAMHFLFGEKGLVTLTRAPWRAYKSEHFHPAQQGSTLSSHWLRTHADQFSVVGQGR